One region of Duncaniella freteri genomic DNA includes:
- a CDS encoding purine-nucleoside phosphorylase encodes MLEKINQTAEYLRSRVSDMPATAIILGTGLGPLVDHITDKQFIPYSEIPNFPVSTVEGHSGNLIFGKLGEKPVIAMQGRFHYYEGYDMKTVTFPVRVFKALGVDTLFVSNASGGMNKEFVVGDVMTITDHINLFPEHPLRGKNYPELGTRFPAMTYAYDPELIRLADEIANEKGIRLMHGVYVGVTGPTFETPAEYEFYRVIGGDCVGMSTVPEVIVANHAGMRVYGISVITDLGGKDVKQVPTHEEVQQAAVIAQPKCLEIMKELVNRC; translated from the coding sequence ATGCTGGAAAAAATTAATCAGACAGCAGAATATCTGCGTTCACGCGTGTCCGATATGCCTGCCACAGCTATAATCCTCGGCACAGGTCTTGGACCGCTCGTTGACCATATAACCGACAAACAGTTTATCCCTTATAGTGAGATCCCCAATTTCCCCGTTTCAACGGTAGAGGGTCATAGCGGTAACCTTATCTTCGGAAAGCTTGGTGAGAAACCTGTCATTGCAATGCAGGGCCGCTTCCACTATTATGAGGGGTATGATATGAAGACTGTGACATTCCCAGTCAGGGTGTTTAAGGCTCTTGGAGTGGATACATTGTTCGTATCCAATGCATCCGGTGGTATGAACAAGGAATTTGTAGTGGGTGATGTGATGACAATTACCGATCACATAAACCTCTTTCCGGAGCACCCTCTTCGCGGTAAGAACTATCCTGAGCTCGGGACTCGTTTCCCGGCGATGACTTATGCTTATGACCCTGAGCTTATAAGGCTTGCTGATGAGATAGCCAATGAGAAAGGTATCCGTCTGATGCATGGTGTATATGTGGGTGTTACAGGTCCTACCTTTGAGACTCCGGCAGAGTATGAGTTCTATCGTGTGATAGGTGGAGATTGTGTAGGTATGTCTACTGTGCCTGAAGTGATCGTTGCTAATCACGCAGGTATGCGTGTGTATGGCATCTCTGTCATTACTGATCTTGGCGGTAAGGATGTAAAGCAGGTGCCGACTCACGAGGAGGTACAGCAGGCAGCTGTGATAGCACAACCCAAGTGCCTTGAGATCATGAAAGAGCTTGTGAACCGTTGCTAA
- the lpxK gene encoding tetraacyldisaccharide 4'-kinase, protein MPRNRLLSALLLYPVSRLYGLGVAVRNKLFEQGILKQQEFSVPVVVVGNIAMGGTGKTPHVEYIVEALMEKYNIGVLSRGYKRSTKGFVLASQQSRPEDIGDESYQIYRKFGPEITVAVCEKRVDGINRMLEINPKINLILLDDAFQHRYVKPSVSIVLTEHNRPVFKDSLLPYGRLRESRGALNRADIVIVTKCPPDMKPMQYRIFEENLNLFPFQKLYFSRYNYGHLVPVFPDAVENVPSFDSLDPGTPLLVVTGVANPKPFVRYLRRRKAKVKLKRFGDHHNFSSSDMVEIEKEFNELSGEDKFIVTTEKDAVRLFNNPYFPHALKSRIFYVPIKVDFIDRSHEMPLEQTIEKTIRDSRLFK, encoded by the coding sequence ATGCCTCGGAATCGATTGCTTTCAGCACTGTTGCTTTATCCGGTCTCACGCCTTTATGGCCTGGGAGTTGCTGTGCGTAACAAGCTTTTCGAACAGGGTATATTAAAGCAACAGGAATTTAGTGTGCCGGTAGTCGTTGTCGGCAATATAGCTATGGGAGGAACCGGCAAGACTCCTCATGTAGAGTATATTGTTGAGGCTCTGATGGAGAAATATAATATCGGGGTGCTTTCGCGTGGCTACAAACGGTCCACGAAAGGTTTTGTCCTTGCGTCTCAACAATCACGGCCGGAGGACATTGGTGATGAGTCGTATCAGATATATCGTAAGTTCGGTCCGGAAATTACGGTGGCTGTATGTGAGAAGCGTGTTGACGGTATAAACCGAATGCTTGAGATAAACCCTAAGATCAATCTTATCCTTCTTGATGATGCTTTCCAGCATCGGTATGTCAAGCCATCGGTGTCTATAGTTCTCACTGAGCATAATCGTCCTGTATTTAAGGATAGCCTGTTGCCTTATGGGCGGTTGCGTGAATCGAGGGGCGCGCTAAATCGTGCCGATATCGTGATTGTGACCAAGTGTCCGCCCGATATGAAGCCTATGCAGTATCGTATTTTTGAAGAGAATCTTAACCTATTCCCATTTCAGAAACTCTATTTTTCTCGATACAATTATGGGCATCTGGTACCTGTTTTTCCCGATGCCGTCGAAAATGTACCTTCATTCGATTCGTTGGATCCAGGGACACCATTGCTTGTGGTGACTGGTGTGGCAAACCCAAAACCGTTTGTGAGGTATCTGCGCCGAAGAAAGGCCAAAGTGAAACTTAAACGTTTTGGCGATCATCATAATTTCTCTTCCTCTGATATGGTTGAGATAGAAAAGGAGTTCAATGAACTTTCCGGTGAAGATAAGTTCATCGTGACTACAGAGAAGGACGCTGTGAGGTTGTTTAACAATCCGTATTTCCCTCATGCCTTGAAGTCCAGGATTTTCTATGTGCCTATCAAGGTCGATTTCATAGACCGTTCTCACGAGATGCCTTTGGAGCAGACCATTGAGAAAACCATACGTGATTCGAGATTGTTCAAATGA
- the sppA gene encoding signal peptide peptidase SppA, with protein sequence MKKFLMAFLGTLAGIWFSLFIAFFGLLLIIAAAGVSSLGRSKVVQVNDHSYLKLVLAGELSDRPGQLDPIAVMRGDKTVTQGVNEIVGSIDASAGDDRIDGIVIDCRGSSAGLAKRQAIVEALKRFKDAAPEKWIYAYGDIYTQGDYYVATAADSIFINPIGQIDIHGLSSTRYYFKNLLDKLGVDVQVVKVGTYKSAVEPYILDGMSAPAREQEELFLSNIWENIAGEIAEARKVSADTVNHWANGSIYAAPTEDYVKMHIADRMVYRHEFDSIVAYATGVGDVNDLNPVTPAEYCQVNDVFRKGDGGSANIAVLYACGDITDETGEGIVARTMVPQILSLADDKSIDGLIMYVNSGGGSAFASEQIWEALEQWKSLTGKPFFVSMADYAASGGYYISCGADRIYAQPTTLTGSIGIFGLIPDLKGLISGKFGITTSTVATNPNGAMPSLLQPMSPAQQASMQAYVDRGYELFTARCAQGRGLSQDSLKMIAEGRVWDGSEALKLGLVDEIGGLDAAIQGMAKRLDATSWTVRNYPERKEKWYDLLVEAGADIKADIVRDELGEMASLYDTLNSIKGMSTLQARMEAMDVNL encoded by the coding sequence ATGAAGAAGTTTTTAATGGCTTTTCTTGGCACTTTGGCCGGGATATGGTTTTCATTATTCATCGCTTTTTTCGGGTTGCTTCTAATCATAGCCGCTGCCGGAGTGTCGTCTCTTGGCAGAAGTAAGGTCGTGCAGGTTAATGACCATAGCTATCTGAAACTTGTGCTTGCAGGGGAGCTTTCCGACCGTCCGGGACAGTTGGACCCTATAGCAGTGATGCGGGGTGACAAAACGGTAACCCAGGGTGTCAACGAGATTGTCGGTTCTATTGATGCATCTGCTGGTGATGACCGTATTGACGGCATTGTGATAGATTGCCGAGGCTCTTCCGCAGGGCTCGCCAAGCGTCAGGCTATCGTGGAGGCATTGAAACGCTTTAAGGATGCTGCTCCGGAAAAATGGATATATGCTTATGGAGATATATACACCCAAGGTGATTATTATGTGGCTACAGCAGCCGATTCTATTTTCATAAACCCTATCGGGCAGATTGATATTCATGGACTATCAAGTACAAGATATTATTTCAAGAATCTTCTTGACAAGCTTGGGGTAGATGTGCAGGTGGTCAAGGTCGGTACTTACAAGAGCGCGGTGGAGCCTTATATTCTTGATGGTATGAGTGCTCCGGCTCGCGAACAGGAGGAACTGTTCCTGTCAAATATATGGGAAAATATTGCCGGAGAGATTGCTGAGGCTCGCAAGGTGTCGGCTGATACTGTCAATCATTGGGCAAACGGATCAATATATGCCGCCCCTACGGAGGATTATGTGAAGATGCATATTGCTGACCGTATGGTGTATCGCCATGAGTTTGATTCCATTGTAGCCTATGCGACAGGAGTAGGAGATGTGAACGATCTGAATCCTGTGACTCCGGCTGAGTATTGTCAGGTAAATGATGTGTTTAGGAAAGGTGATGGAGGTAGCGCGAATATAGCGGTGCTTTATGCCTGTGGCGATATCACGGATGAAACCGGTGAGGGCATTGTTGCACGGACCATGGTGCCTCAGATCCTCAGCCTTGCCGATGATAAGAGTATTGATGGATTGATAATGTATGTCAATTCGGGAGGTGGTTCCGCTTTTGCTTCTGAACAGATATGGGAGGCGTTGGAGCAATGGAAGTCGTTGACCGGCAAGCCGTTCTTCGTTTCTATGGCTGATTATGCCGCATCAGGTGGGTATTACATATCATGTGGAGCCGACAGGATTTATGCTCAGCCCACCACGCTCACTGGGTCCATTGGAATATTTGGACTGATACCAGATCTTAAGGGGTTGATCTCCGGGAAGTTTGGTATTACCACCTCTACAGTGGCAACCAATCCTAATGGTGCTATGCCATCATTGTTGCAGCCGATGAGTCCTGCTCAGCAAGCATCTATGCAGGCATATGTCGATCGTGGATATGAATTGTTCACCGCGCGTTGTGCACAGGGCAGAGGCCTGAGCCAGGATTCATTAAAAATGATCGCCGAAGGTCGTGTGTGGGATGGCTCCGAGGCTCTCAAGCTTGGTCTTGTTGATGAGATAGGAGGACTTGATGCAGCGATTCAAGGTATGGCTAAAAGGCTTGATGCCACATCGTGGACTGTACGAAATTACCCGGAGAGGAAAGAAAAATGGTACGATCTGCTTGTTGAGGCAGGTGCGGACATAAAAGCCGATATTGTACGTGATGAGCTTGGAGAGATGGCTTCGCTTTATGATACACTCAATAGTATCAAGGGTATGTCAACCCTTCAGGCCAGAATGGAGGCCATGGATGTGAATCTCTAA
- the mazG gene encoding nucleoside triphosphate pyrophosphohydrolase: MMHNRQEKLEALGRVIDTLDILRVKCPWDAKQTNESLRPNTIEEVYELCDALIKEDDQNIRKELGDVLLHVLFYAKIGEEKGEFDITDVCDALNTKLIYRHPHVFGSTHVDSTDDVLKNWEELKLKEKGGNKTVLSGVPSALPAMIKAERITEKAANVGFDWQKREDVWSKVSEEIAEFAEAAESMGEKEREAEMGDVLFAIINASRLYGINSENALEKTNAKFIRRFNHIERRAAEMGKHLKEMTLAEMDQLWDEAKSIEREKA, encoded by the coding sequence ATCATGCATAACAGACAAGAAAAGTTAGAAGCTCTCGGAAGAGTAATAGACACACTTGACATACTGAGAGTAAAATGCCCTTGGGATGCCAAACAGACAAACGAATCACTGCGCCCCAACACCATAGAAGAGGTATATGAACTATGCGATGCACTCATAAAGGAAGATGATCAAAACATACGCAAAGAGCTGGGCGATGTATTGCTCCACGTGCTCTTCTATGCGAAAATAGGGGAAGAGAAAGGGGAGTTCGATATCACAGACGTATGTGACGCACTTAACACCAAGCTCATCTACAGGCATCCTCACGTGTTCGGATCTACCCATGTGGATTCGACCGATGATGTGCTTAAGAACTGGGAAGAGCTGAAATTAAAGGAAAAGGGTGGCAACAAGACAGTGCTTTCAGGAGTACCCTCAGCCCTACCAGCCATGATCAAGGCGGAACGCATCACAGAAAAAGCCGCTAATGTGGGGTTCGACTGGCAGAAACGCGAAGACGTATGGAGCAAAGTCAGCGAAGAGATAGCCGAATTTGCCGAAGCTGCCGAATCAATGGGCGAAAAAGAGCGCGAAGCCGAAATGGGAGATGTCCTGTTCGCCATAATAAACGCATCAAGACTATATGGCATCAACTCCGAAAATGCCCTCGAAAAGACCAACGCCAAATTCATACGCCGCTTCAATCACATAGAACGCCGCGCTGCCGAAATGGGCAAACATCTCAAAGAAATGACTCTTGCCGAAATGGACCAACTTTGGGACGAGGCTAAATCCATCGAACGCGAAAAGGCATAA